A single region of the Drosophila takahashii strain IR98-3 E-12201 chromosome 2R, DtakHiC1v2, whole genome shotgun sequence genome encodes:
- the LOC108055040 gene encoding uncharacterized protein, protein MGTLTDAQIEEIRTAFHLYDTEKSGFVNVRQLGGVMRALGEILTEAEIYNLANETDMDFGGQVQFKDFLYVMSKRLEEQNSLVSLKQAFKIFDRNEVNSFTITDIRAVMTNLGEKMSDSDLLEMFQDIDLDKDGKISFNEFVAAMRS, encoded by the coding sequence ATGGGCACTTTGACCGATGCCCAGATCGAAGAGATCCGGACAGCTTTCCATCTTTATGACACCGAAAAGTCAGGATTTGTGAACGTTAGGCAGCTCGGAGGAGTTATGCGGGCCCTTGGCGAGATCCTTACCGAGGCGGAGATATACAACCTGGCCAATGAAACTGATATGGACTTTGGTGGCCAGGTGCAATTCAAGGACTTCCTGTACGTGATGTCCAAAAGACTGGAGGAGCAGAACAGCCTTGTGTCCCTGAAGCAGGCCTTCAAGATCTTCGATCGCAACGAAGTGAACAGTTTTACGATAACGGACATCAGGGCGGTGATGACCAATCTGGGCGAGAAGATGTCTGATAGCGACCTGCTCGAGATGTTCCAGGACATTGATCTGGATAAAGATGGAAAAATCTCATTCAACGAATTTGTTGCTGCCATGCGAAGCTGA
- the azot gene encoding calmodulin-1 encodes MEDISHEEQALIWDTFRILDKENEGAITSKELAVVIRALGRQPNDAEVQSMINEIDSDGNGSIEGREFGNIILRKMRDTGHEDELREAFRIFDKENNGYITTTELKNVFSALGVKLGDEELEEMIREYDLDQDNHLNYEEFVNMMTAR; translated from the coding sequence ATGGAGGATATATCACATGAGGAGCAAGCCCTGATCTGGGACACCTTCCGCATCTTGGACAAGGAGAACGAGGGCGCCATCACCTCCAAGGAGCTGGCGGTGGTGATTCGCGCCCTTGGTCGCCAGCCCAACGACGCGGAGGTTCAGTCCATGATCAATGAGATCGACTCGGATGGAAATGGCTCCATCGAGGGTCGGGAGTTCGGCAACATTATCCTGCGCAAGATGCGTGATACAGGCCACGAGGACGAACTGCGCGAGGCTTTCCGCATTTTTGACAAGGAAAACAACGGCTATATTACCACCACCGagttgaaaaatgtgttttccgCCCTGGGCGTTAAGCTCGGCGATGAAGAGTTGGAAGAAATGATACGCGAGTACGATCTGGATCAAGACAATCACCTCAATTACGAGGAGTTTGTTAACATGATGACCGCGCGATAG